A single window of Vibrio gazogenes DNA harbors:
- a CDS encoding NADP-dependent oxidoreductase: protein MQTYRAVHLVERPQQEITADVFSTETATIPTPQEGEFLVKVTHLSLDPAMRGWMSSDENSYIPPVQLGDVMRASGMGEVVSSKHPDFPEGTRVLGMTGMQEYLVSNGTGLNKIPAEIPAEAVLAVISLPGVTAYHGLYQVLQPKPGQTLVITAAAGSVGSLVGQMAKNLGLRVVGVVGNEEKGRWITEELGFNAAVNYHDPDFAEQLAAATPDGIDLFFENTGGVAQAPIFSQMNAHGRIAVCGLIAEYNKDQPDPGPSWMNIIKRRLSIQGFTMPDHFDRFADYGLALGGMLMKGELKYRTHVIHGIENAPDAIKLLFSGDNQGKLIVEL from the coding sequence ATGCAGACATATCGGGCGGTTCATTTGGTTGAGAGACCCCAGCAGGAAATTACTGCAGATGTATTTTCAACCGAAACAGCAACAATACCAACGCCACAAGAGGGCGAGTTTTTGGTCAAAGTCACGCATCTTTCCCTGGATCCTGCAATGCGAGGCTGGATGAGTTCAGATGAGAATAGCTATATTCCCCCAGTGCAACTCGGTGATGTGATGCGTGCAAGCGGCATGGGTGAGGTTGTGTCTTCCAAACATCCGGATTTCCCCGAAGGAACCAGAGTGCTAGGTATGACGGGGATGCAGGAATATCTGGTTTCAAACGGAACCGGGCTGAACAAAATACCGGCAGAGATTCCGGCTGAAGCTGTGCTGGCGGTGATCTCACTACCGGGCGTTACGGCGTATCATGGCTTGTATCAGGTTTTACAGCCAAAGCCAGGGCAAACATTAGTTATCACGGCAGCCGCTGGGTCGGTTGGTTCACTCGTCGGACAAATGGCGAAGAATCTCGGATTGCGAGTTGTCGGGGTTGTCGGTAATGAAGAGAAAGGGCGCTGGATTACCGAAGAGTTAGGGTTCAATGCCGCTGTGAATTATCATGATCCAGACTTTGCCGAACAATTGGCAGCTGCCACACCGGATGGGATTGATCTGTTTTTTGAAAATACCGGTGGTGTTGCTCAGGCACCGATTTTCTCCCAGATGAATGCGCATGGGCGTATCGCTGTCTGTGGTCTGATTGCTGAATACAATAAAGACCAGCCTGATCCGGGGCCGAGTTGGATGAATATTATTAAGCGTCGCCTATCGATTCAGGGCTTTACTATGCCAGATCACTTTGATCGGTTTGCTGACTATGGCTTGGCCTTAGGCGGAATGCTGATGAAAGGAGAACTGAAGTATCGAACTCATGTCATTCATGGTATCGAGAATGCGCCTGATGCGATTAAATTGCTATTTAGTGGCGATAATCAAGGTAAGCTAATCGTCGAGTTATAA
- the dsdA gene encoding D-serine ammonia-lyase translates to MNISPLQQLMTQHPLIQSMTALEEVCWLNPAATTLANALPYVGLDNADIQAASDRLQRFAPYISKAFPETAHAGGVIESDVVEIPDMLQALVQHSGTEIPGRLMLKKDSHLPISGSIKARGGIYEVLAHAEKLVMAAGLLRETDDYSQLLEERFRQFFSQYRIAVGSTGNLGLSIGIIGARLGFSVEVHMSADARAWKKNKLRAHGVKVIEYEQDYGTAVMQGRNAAAQDPRCLFIDDENSTTLFLGYAVAGQRLKTQFDQLGIIVDQHHPLFVYLPCGVGGGPGGVAFGLKMAFGDHVHCLFAEPTHAPCMLLGVYTGQHDAIAVQDIGIDNRTAADGLAVGRPSGFVGKAMERLIDGFYTVSDERLYRDLQMLSQQEHIQLEPSALAGMPGPIRIMQDQAYCTRLQLHHIPAQNITHLVWATGGGMVPENEMAAYLQQSSSSG, encoded by the coding sequence ATGAATATATCGCCCCTGCAGCAGTTGATGACTCAACACCCTCTTATCCAATCAATGACCGCATTAGAAGAAGTCTGTTGGTTGAATCCGGCAGCGACAACATTGGCCAATGCACTGCCTTATGTTGGACTTGATAATGCGGATATCCAAGCTGCAAGTGACCGATTACAACGATTTGCTCCCTACATCAGCAAGGCATTTCCGGAAACAGCCCATGCCGGTGGGGTGATTGAATCGGATGTGGTTGAAATACCCGACATGTTGCAAGCCTTAGTTCAACACTCAGGGACTGAGATTCCGGGTCGCCTGATGCTCAAAAAAGATAGTCATCTCCCAATATCCGGCTCCATAAAAGCCAGAGGGGGGATCTATGAAGTACTGGCTCATGCTGAAAAGCTGGTCATGGCAGCCGGTTTACTCCGTGAAACCGATGACTACAGTCAATTACTGGAAGAACGTTTCCGCCAGTTTTTCAGTCAATATCGAATTGCGGTCGGTTCAACTGGCAATCTGGGACTATCTATCGGGATAATCGGTGCCAGGCTCGGATTTTCTGTCGAGGTTCATATGTCTGCTGATGCGAGAGCATGGAAGAAAAACAAGCTTCGCGCTCATGGTGTCAAGGTCATAGAATATGAGCAGGACTATGGCACCGCAGTCATGCAAGGGCGTAATGCTGCAGCTCAGGATCCTCGCTGTCTCTTTATCGATGATGAAAACTCCACAACACTCTTTCTCGGATATGCTGTCGCAGGCCAGCGCCTGAAAACACAATTCGATCAGTTGGGGATTATAGTGGATCAACACCATCCATTATTTGTTTACCTGCCTTGTGGTGTCGGTGGTGGTCCCGGAGGCGTTGCTTTTGGCTTGAAGATGGCATTTGGCGATCATGTGCATTGTCTGTTTGCTGAACCAACACATGCACCTTGTATGTTACTGGGTGTTTATACCGGACAACATGATGCAATTGCCGTACAAGATATCGGAATCGATAACCGAACCGCTGCCGATGGTCTTGCCGTCGGCCGGCCTTCGGGGTTTGTCGGTAAAGCGATGGAACGGCTGATTGACGGTTTCTATACCGTCAGCGACGAACGTCTTTATCGTGACTTACAAATGCTCAGCCAACAAGAGCATATTCAGTTAGAACCATCGGCACTCGCCGGGATGCCCGGTCCAATTCGAATCATGCAAGATCAAGCGTACTGTACCCGCCTTCAACTTCATCACATTCCGGCCCAGAATATCACTCATTTAGTCTGGGCAACTGGTGGTGGCATGGTTCCTGAAAATGAGATGGCGGCCTACCTGCAACAATCGTCCTCTTCAGGTTGA
- a CDS encoding DNA topoisomerase III produces MPRLFIAEKPSLGRAIADVLPRPHQKEDGCIRCGNGDIVTWCIGHLLEQVEPEVYDDRYKKWRLEDLPIVPQQWQLRPRKSASRQLTVIKKLLKSPLQIVHAGDPDREGQLLVDEVLEYCRVSQQRRADTERLLINDLNPSAVKRALQQIRQNREFIPLSVSALARSRADWLYGMNMSRAYTLLGQQSGYQGVLSVGRVQTPVLGLVVRRDETIENFVPRDYFTLHALIPYQTADQTFDIRARWKPSEACRPWQDDEGRVLHRPLVENVARRIQGQPATVTDSEQKQTRQNAPLPYSLSALQIDAAKKYGMSAQQVLNVCQGLYEKHKLITYPRSDCRYLPTEHWQASASVTAAISHIAPALKQAVEGADLSLKSKAWNDSKVDAHHAIIPTPKTKTAILSGDEQKVYQLIAKQYLIQFYPPACYAESQLVFDIAGGTFIAKGKQMVSPGWKTVTGFRDDDQDGLDAVPPLTKGTVLTCREGEIGNHQTEPPRPFTEATLLLAMTGIARFVEDKSLKKILRETDGLGTEATRAGIIDMLIKRQLLQREGKQIRSTPAGRGLIHALPVASTYPDMTAQWEHQLQDMAEKNQAYQPFMSALTQQVDHLMQQVKTAPPPDSLRALPQPAKRTRARKSFAKRGSRKSSSASST; encoded by the coding sequence ATGCCTCGTCTATTTATTGCTGAAAAACCGAGTCTCGGCCGTGCGATTGCCGATGTTTTACCTCGTCCTCACCAGAAGGAGGATGGATGCATTCGTTGTGGTAATGGTGATATTGTCACATGGTGTATCGGTCATCTTTTAGAACAGGTTGAACCGGAAGTCTACGATGACCGCTATAAGAAATGGCGGTTGGAAGACTTACCGATTGTGCCGCAGCAATGGCAACTTCGTCCTCGAAAATCAGCCTCACGGCAACTGACCGTGATTAAGAAACTGCTTAAATCGCCACTACAGATTGTTCATGCCGGAGACCCGGATCGTGAGGGGCAGCTCTTGGTGGATGAAGTGTTAGAGTATTGCCGAGTTAGTCAACAGCGGCGTGCCGACACGGAACGTCTGCTGATTAACGATCTCAATCCGTCTGCGGTCAAACGGGCATTACAGCAGATCCGACAAAACCGAGAATTTATACCGCTCTCTGTCTCTGCATTGGCACGGTCCCGGGCCGATTGGTTGTATGGCATGAATATGTCGAGAGCCTATACATTGTTGGGGCAGCAATCTGGTTATCAGGGTGTGCTGTCCGTCGGCAGGGTTCAGACTCCGGTGCTAGGATTGGTTGTTCGTCGAGATGAAACCATTGAAAACTTTGTGCCTCGCGATTACTTTACTTTGCATGCCTTAATACCTTATCAAACCGCAGACCAAACCTTTGACATTCGAGCCCGCTGGAAACCGAGTGAAGCCTGCCGTCCGTGGCAAGATGATGAAGGACGTGTTCTCCATCGTCCATTGGTCGAAAACGTTGCCAGACGAATTCAAGGCCAGCCAGCGACTGTTACGGATTCAGAGCAAAAACAAACGCGCCAAAATGCCCCGTTACCTTATTCACTCTCTGCTTTACAGATTGACGCAGCGAAAAAATATGGAATGAGTGCCCAACAAGTGCTGAACGTATGTCAGGGCCTGTATGAAAAACATAAGTTGATTACCTATCCCCGTTCAGATTGCCGCTATCTGCCAACAGAGCATTGGCAGGCATCAGCCTCGGTGACTGCTGCAATCTCACATATTGCGCCAGCACTGAAGCAAGCGGTCGAGGGGGCTGATTTATCTTTGAAATCCAAGGCATGGAACGACAGTAAGGTTGATGCACACCATGCCATCATCCCCACACCGAAGACAAAAACCGCAATATTGTCAGGTGATGAGCAGAAAGTTTATCAATTGATTGCCAAACAGTATTTGATTCAGTTTTATCCGCCTGCATGTTATGCCGAGTCTCAACTGGTATTTGACATTGCCGGTGGTACTTTTATTGCCAAGGGGAAACAGATGGTCTCACCGGGCTGGAAGACCGTTACAGGGTTTCGTGATGATGACCAAGATGGTCTTGACGCTGTGCCCCCGCTGACCAAAGGAACTGTCTTGACTTGTCGTGAAGGAGAAATCGGCAATCATCAGACCGAACCACCGCGGCCTTTTACCGAAGCAACCTTATTGCTGGCGATGACGGGGATTGCTCGATTTGTTGAAGATAAGTCCCTGAAAAAAATTTTACGGGAAACCGACGGGCTAGGTACGGAAGCGACCCGCGCCGGCATCATTGATATGCTGATCAAACGTCAACTCTTACAGCGCGAAGGTAAACAGATCCGCAGCACGCCAGCAGGACGTGGGTTGATACATGCATTACCTGTTGCATCGACATATCCGGATATGACCGCTCAATGGGAGCATCAGCTTCAGGATATGGCGGAGAAAAATCAGGCTTATCAGCCTTTTATGAGCGCTTTGACACAACAGGTTGATCATTTAATGCAACAAGTGAAAACCGCACCGCCACCGGATTCTTTACGAGCACTCCCTCAGCCGGCGAAGCGAACGCGGGCAAGAAAGTCGTTTGCCAAACGAGGTTCAAGAAAGTCATCTAGCGCTTCATCAACCTGA
- a CDS encoding Grx4 family monothiol glutaredoxin, which yields METIDKIKKQISDNSILLYMKGSPKLPSCGFSSQAAQALMACGEKFAYVDILQNPDIRAELPIYAQWPTFPQLWIEGELVGGCDIILEMFQKGELQPLIKEAAARAEKEK from the coding sequence ATGGAAACAATCGATAAAATTAAAAAGCAGATTTCTGACAATTCAATTCTGCTTTATATGAAAGGTTCGCCTAAGCTACCTAGTTGTGGTTTTTCATCTCAGGCAGCACAGGCACTGATGGCTTGTGGAGAAAAATTTGCTTATGTTGATATTCTCCAGAATCCGGATATCCGTGCAGAGTTACCTATTTATGCCCAGTGGCCGACGTTTCCTCAGCTGTGGATAGAAGGTGAGTTGGTTGGTGGTTGTGACATCATTCTGGAAATGTTCCAGAAAGGAGAGCTACAACCGTTGATTAAAGAAGCCGCAGCACGCGCAGAAAAAGAAAAGTAA
- the sodB gene encoding superoxide dismutase [Fe], translating into MSFELPALPYAKDALEPHISAETLDYHHGKHHNTYVVKLNGLIPGTEFENKSLEEIIKTSSGGIFNNAAQIWNHTFYWHCLSPNGGGEPTGAVADAINQAFGSFEDFKAKFTDSAVNNFGSSWTWLVKKADGSLDIVNTSNAATPITEAGVTPLLTVDLWEHAYYIDYRNVRPDYMSAFWALVNWNFVAENLAK; encoded by the coding sequence ATGTCATTTGAACTTCCCGCTCTTCCTTATGCAAAAGATGCATTGGAACCTCATATTTCAGCAGAAACACTCGACTATCACCATGGTAAACACCACAACACATATGTGGTTAAGCTGAATGGCCTGATCCCAGGTACAGAATTCGAAAACAAGTCACTTGAAGAGATCATCAAAACTTCATCTGGCGGCATTTTCAATAACGCGGCTCAGATTTGGAACCACACATTCTACTGGCACTGCCTGTCACCAAACGGTGGTGGTGAACCAACAGGTGCTGTTGCTGATGCTATCAATCAGGCGTTTGGTTCTTTCGAAGATTTCAAAGCAAAATTCACAGATTCTGCTGTCAACAACTTTGGTTCATCTTGGACTTGGTTGGTGAAAAAAGCTGATGGTTCTCTGGATATTGTCAATACATCCAATGCAGCAACACCAATTACTGAAGCTGGTGTAACCCCACTGCTGACTGTTGACCTGTGGGAACACGCCTACTACATCGATTACCGCAACGTACGTCCTGATTACATGAGTGCTTTCTGGGCTCTGGTTAACTGGAACTTTGTGGCTGAAAATCTGGCGAAGTAA
- a CDS encoding VC2046/SO_2500 family protein produces MMQSQTTEILHTLDKANLINELQCGQNVNQAIAQNRRADFALLLAMLSNDMRENTATEVIDPTHHTDSELRKHFALASPQPLRSDQESYPSGAQIALQFHQGGMHSAKLQHYLHPDALSYFPEHTHQLEESVYHNLSGHQRRQLEDQTPSQSLNYDLYNQLVTNRRLSQIQAQA; encoded by the coding sequence ATGATGCAATCGCAAACCACCGAAATCCTACATACACTGGATAAAGCAAACCTGATCAACGAGCTGCAATGTGGGCAGAACGTCAATCAGGCGATTGCACAGAATCGACGCGCCGATTTTGCCTTGCTGCTTGCAATGCTCTCCAACGATATGCGTGAGAACACGGCAACAGAAGTGATTGATCCGACTCATCATACTGACAGTGAATTACGAAAACACTTTGCTCTGGCATCACCACAACCCTTGCGCTCAGATCAGGAAAGCTATCCATCCGGGGCTCAAATCGCTTTACAATTTCATCAAGGCGGCATGCATTCGGCAAAACTTCAGCATTACTTACATCCAGACGCTTTGTCTTACTTCCCTGAGCATACCCACCAGTTGGAAGAATCGGTTTATCACAACCTCTCTGGTCATCAACGCCGCCAGCTTGAAGACCAGACACCGTCACAATCTTTAAATTATGATCTTTATAATCAATTGGTTACTAACCGGAGATTGTCTCAGATTCAGGCTCAGGCCTAA
- a CDS encoding SDR family oxidoreductase: protein MHIKDSIILITSSATMLGSALAERFAQLGAKIILADIHQQDLLATYTRIRELSASTSYFFLPDYTPGSIEALLNFITEKYHEGPDILVNHWPNTPLPSVTDEQPLEMFTNNLTIMASTIFSFGQMSAERMRRDKKDGVIVNIISNTDQETLKGFENSASMVTGFTQSWAKELTPFNIRVGAVIPVLEAADGESRPTPVLLDELIRNTEYIVENEYFSGRTMST from the coding sequence ATGCATATTAAGGATTCAATTATTCTGATCACTTCATCAGCAACGATGTTGGGGAGTGCATTAGCTGAGCGCTTCGCTCAACTGGGCGCTAAAATTATCCTGGCAGATATACACCAACAAGATCTGTTAGCGACTTACACAAGGATCCGAGAGCTTTCAGCAAGTACCAGCTATTTTTTTCTACCGGATTACACACCGGGTTCAATCGAGGCATTACTGAATTTTATTACCGAGAAATATCATGAAGGTCCGGATATCTTGGTGAATCACTGGCCTAACACCCCATTACCTTCAGTGACAGATGAGCAGCCTTTAGAAATGTTTACGAATAATCTGACCATTATGGCTTCGACAATTTTTTCATTTGGTCAGATGAGCGCTGAACGCATGAGACGTGATAAAAAAGACGGTGTGATTGTCAACATCATTTCGAACACCGATCAAGAGACTCTCAAAGGATTTGAAAATTCGGCGTCAATGGTTACTGGGTTTACCCAAAGCTGGGCAAAAGAACTGACACCATTCAATATACGTGTCGGAGCGGTCATCCCCGTTTTAGAAGCAGCTGATGGTGAATCACGGCCAACACCGGTCTTGTTAGATGAACTGATTCGAAATACCGAATATATTGTAGAAAACGAGTATTTCAGTGGCCGAACCATGTCTACCTGA
- a CDS encoding VacJ family lipoprotein — MNDRIKRLCLGFILLVLVGCSTTDHVDPQNPNASINDPLEGVNRSFWTLNYDYLDPYVIRPVSLAYVDHVPNPIRRAIANFFSNLDEPSSMINNLLMGNGHQALDHFNRFWLNTTFGLFGLIDLASEAGITKADQKGFGDALGHYGVGNGPYLMVPAAGPYTPRAATDLVDETYAPLSYLNIWGSVSKFIFEGMESRAALVNQESMLKDSPDPYALTREIYLQHQDFKAEIEKKETYDPEQEELFDQYMSE, encoded by the coding sequence ATGAATGACCGTATCAAGCGGCTTTGTCTAGGCTTTATTCTACTGGTTTTGGTTGGATGCAGTACAACGGATCATGTTGACCCACAGAACCCTAATGCATCGATAAATGATCCGCTTGAAGGCGTCAATCGCAGTTTTTGGACTCTGAATTACGATTATCTTGACCCTTACGTGATCAGACCCGTCTCTCTCGCTTATGTGGATCATGTACCCAATCCGATTCGCCGGGCAATTGCGAACTTTTTCTCGAATCTTGATGAGCCGTCAAGCATGATAAATAACTTACTTATGGGAAATGGCCACCAAGCGTTAGATCATTTTAACCGGTTTTGGTTGAATACGACTTTTGGATTGTTCGGATTAATTGATCTAGCATCTGAAGCTGGGATTACCAAGGCCGATCAGAAAGGATTTGGGGATGCGCTTGGGCACTATGGGGTTGGGAATGGCCCATATCTGATGGTACCCGCGGCCGGACCTTATACGCCCCGTGCAGCAACGGATTTAGTGGATGAAACCTACGCTCCACTCTCTTACTTGAATATTTGGGGGAGTGTTTCAAAATTTATTTTTGAAGGGATGGAAAGCCGGGCTGCATTGGTGAATCAGGAATCCATGTTGAAGGACTCTCCCGATCCTTATGCATTGACCCGCGAAATCTACTTACAACATCAGGATTTCAAAGCTGAAATTGAGAAAAAAGAGACCTATGATCCGGAGCAGGAAGAATTATTTGACCAATATATGAGTGAGTAA
- a CDS encoding DUF2802 domain-containing protein, producing MYRDILLSFPVLLGGAIFVVFLLLLIIYRLRRLVLKQSEMRRQESRILDKSLQKASKQLVELRSVVVGLGQKISEQEQIILHQDERIKELEQQDSDARLYTRASKMVQLGADINELIEECELPKAEAELMLSLQKKLSGEEKVPPLRSRPEGGPVKRKVSPKK from the coding sequence ATGTATCGTGACATTTTATTAAGCTTTCCTGTACTGCTTGGGGGAGCTATTTTTGTTGTCTTCTTGTTGCTCTTGATAATATACCGTTTAAGGCGTCTAGTTTTAAAGCAGTCTGAGATGCGTCGTCAGGAGTCAAGGATATTAGATAAATCGCTGCAAAAGGCGAGTAAACAGCTTGTTGAGCTGCGTTCTGTCGTTGTGGGACTGGGGCAAAAAATCTCCGAGCAGGAGCAAATTATTTTGCATCAGGATGAGCGAATTAAAGAATTAGAACAGCAAGACAGCGATGCCCGACTTTACACCCGTGCTTCAAAAATGGTGCAGTTGGGGGCTGATATCAATGAATTAATTGAAGAATGTGAGTTGCCTAAAGCAGAAGCAGAATTGATGCTTTCACTCCAGAAGAAACTTTCCGGAGAGGAAAAAGTGCCACCGTTGAGGTCGCGTCCGGAAGGCGGGCCAGTCAAACGGAAAGTCTCTCCGAAAAAGTAA
- a CDS encoding chemotaxis protein CheW, translated as MSHTNEVEVKKDKSNDEVLQWVTFQLEEETYGINVMQVREVLRYTEIAPVPGAPDYVLGIINLRGNVVTVIDTRSRFGLIDGEVTDNTRIIVIESERQVIGILVDSVAEVVYLRTSEIDTTPSVGTDESSKFIQGVSNREGKLLILVDLNKLLNDDEWDEVAHL; from the coding sequence ATGTCTCATACAAATGAAGTAGAAGTGAAAAAAGATAAGTCTAATGATGAAGTGCTTCAGTGGGTGACGTTCCAGTTAGAGGAAGAAACTTACGGCATTAATGTGATGCAAGTTCGGGAAGTCCTTCGCTATACTGAGATCGCCCCAGTTCCTGGAGCACCTGATTATGTATTAGGAATTATCAACCTACGGGGAAATGTGGTAACAGTTATTGATACCCGCTCTCGTTTTGGTTTGATTGATGGCGAAGTGACCGACAATACTCGAATTATTGTGATTGAGTCAGAACGTCAAGTTATCGGTATTTTGGTTGATAGTGTTGCAGAAGTTGTTTACTTGCGGACCTCTGAAATTGACACGACACCAAGTGTCGGAACGGATGAAAGCTCTAAATTCATTCAGGGTGTCAGTAATCGGGAAGGCAAGCTATTGATTCTGGTTGATCTGAACAAGCTTTTGAATGATGACGAGTGGGATGAAGTGGCTCACTTATAA
- a CDS encoding chemotaxis protein CheW — MNRDVALSSEQALDDYFAALLDEEAGELELVQEKNAQVSQEPEVVPQLQAQRVSVIQPSETHQHDEASFPNLEDVQRLLNQMESSNPVDEIEDIEALLDKNTLDISGYHDAVVDENEIQGWDIDLQSEDVIEVATSSDVDISSDDVLEDEIATAEVITEPLAVEPEPEPTVQTAQVEDVQENIEQQSDTQPEPQTQVGGTIGEITWHSTERAENFQVLYFEVNEIIFAVPLDELGGIHRLEKVSHLIGRPQWYLGLQTNRDQQLDVVDTARWVMSEKLTNDSYKDSYQYIVMLGDSTWGLACDQLRGTESLNPEKVRWRERAGKRPWLAGMVKEKMCALIHVEALTAMLKAGLDVKALDND; from the coding sequence ATGAATCGTGATGTCGCGTTATCGAGTGAACAAGCTTTAGACGATTACTTTGCTGCCTTATTAGATGAAGAGGCAGGGGAGTTAGAGCTGGTTCAAGAAAAAAACGCACAAGTTTCGCAAGAACCTGAAGTTGTACCACAATTACAGGCACAGCGTGTTAGTGTTATTCAACCATCTGAGACTCATCAACATGATGAAGCGTCGTTTCCGAATCTTGAGGATGTACAGCGGCTCTTGAATCAGATGGAATCATCGAATCCAGTTGATGAAATTGAAGATATTGAAGCATTGTTGGATAAAAATACTCTGGACATCTCCGGGTATCACGATGCAGTTGTTGATGAGAATGAGATTCAGGGTTGGGATATTGACCTGCAATCTGAAGATGTAATTGAAGTTGCAACGTCATCTGATGTCGATATTTCATCGGATGATGTATTGGAAGACGAGATTGCAACAGCGGAAGTTATAACCGAACCTCTGGCTGTTGAACCTGAACCTGAACCGACAGTTCAGACGGCTCAAGTCGAAGATGTTCAGGAGAATATTGAACAGCAATCGGATACCCAGCCAGAACCACAGACTCAGGTTGGTGGTACCATTGGCGAGATTACTTGGCATAGTACGGAACGGGCTGAAAACTTTCAGGTACTGTATTTTGAAGTCAATGAAATTATATTTGCTGTGCCGTTAGATGAATTAGGTGGTATCCATCGTCTTGAAAAAGTCAGCCATTTAATTGGCAGACCTCAATGGTATCTCGGTTTACAGACGAACCGCGATCAGCAATTGGATGTTGTCGACACTGCCCGTTGGGTGATGTCTGAAAAGTTAACAAATGATAGTTATAAGGACTCCTATCAATACATTGTGATGCTTGGTGACAGTACTTGGGGGCTCGCATGTGATCAATTGAGAGGAACCGAATCATTGAATCCTGAAAAGGTTCGTTGGCGTGAACGGGCAGGAAAACGCCCTTGGCTTGCCGGAATGGTAAAAGAGAAAATGTGTGCTTTGATTCATGTTGAAGCATTAACCGCCATGTTAAAGGCTGGATTAGATGTTAAAGCACTCGATAATGATTAG
- a CDS encoding ParA family protein: protein MIVWSIANQKGGVGKTTTTITLAGLLCKKGHRVLLVDTDPHASLTTYLGYDSDHVESSLFDLFQLPSLNEESVRPLVIETDIEGMDLIPAHMSLATLDRVMGNRSGMGLILKKALLALRHQYDYVLIDCPPILGVMMVNALAASDRILIPVQTEFLAMKGLERMVRTLSIMQKSRSREFKVTIVPTMYDKRTRASLQTLTQLKKDYPEQVWTSAVPIDTKFRDASLKRLPASHFAEGSRGVFAYKQLLIYLERLAINES, encoded by the coding sequence ATGATTGTTTGGAGTATTGCCAATCAAAAAGGTGGAGTAGGAAAAACAACGACAACGATTACGTTGGCTGGCCTGTTATGCAAAAAAGGTCATCGGGTACTTCTAGTGGATACTGACCCACACGCTTCACTGACGACTTATCTCGGTTATGATTCTGATCATGTTGAGTCAAGTTTATTCGACCTGTTCCAGTTGCCATCTTTGAATGAAGAATCAGTCCGTCCTCTTGTGATTGAAACTGATATTGAAGGGATGGATCTGATTCCGGCTCATATGTCTCTGGCAACGCTGGATCGTGTGATGGGTAACCGAAGTGGCATGGGATTGATTCTAAAGAAAGCTTTGTTAGCTCTTCGTCACCAATATGATTATGTATTGATTGATTGCCCGCCTATTTTGGGGGTGATGATGGTCAATGCCTTAGCGGCCAGCGATCGAATTTTGATTCCAGTTCAGACTGAATTTCTGGCAATGAAAGGTTTGGAGCGGATGGTGCGGACGCTCAGTATCATGCAGAAGTCACGTAGTCGAGAGTTTAAAGTGACGATTGTTCCGACGATGTATGACAAAAGAACAAGAGCCTCGCTACAGACATTAACTCAGTTGAAGAAAGATTATCCGGAGCAGGTCTGGACGTCTGCCGTGCCGATTGATACGAAGTTCAGAGATGCGAGTCTGAAACGTCTGCCTGCGTCTCACTTTGCTGAAGGAAGTCGGGGGGTATTTGCATACAAACAATTGCTTATCTACTTAGAGAGGTTGGCGATTAATGAATCGTGA